In the Longimicrobiales bacterium genome, one interval contains:
- a CDS encoding peptidylprolyl isomerase: protein MANPTVTFETTQGTFTAEMFEDVAPATAGNFLKLAREGYYDGLIFHRVIEGFMIQGGCPDGTGTGGPGYQIDDEFAPGLAHTNLGTFSMANAGPNTGGSQFFVTLAATPWLDGKHAIFGKVTQGLDVVEAIGKTQTRPGDRPTEDIVMTKLTVSE, encoded by the coding sequence ATGGCCAATCCGACCGTCACATTTGAGACAACTCAGGGCACGTTCACGGCAGAAATGTTCGAAGACGTCGCACCTGCCACTGCCGGCAACTTCCTCAAGCTCGCGCGCGAGGGGTACTACGACGGCCTGATCTTCCACCGTGTGATCGAGGGATTCATGATCCAGGGTGGATGTCCCGACGGCACCGGAACCGGCGGCCCCGGCTATCAGATCGACGACGAGTTCGCACCGGGCTTGGCCCACACGAACTTAGGCACCTTCTCGATGGCGAATGCGGGCCCGAACACAGGCGGCTCGCAGTTCTTCGTCACGCTGGCCGCGACTCCTTGGCTGGACGGGAAGCACGCGATCTTCGGGAAGGTCACGCAGGGCCTCGATGTCGTTGAGGCGATCGGGAAGACGCAGACCCGTCCCGGCGACCGTCCGACCGAAGACATCGTGATGACGAAGCTGACGGTCTCTGAGTAG
- a CDS encoding CPXCG motif-containing cysteine-rich protein: MSSDDLLSALFGGGAPAEKKDDIDPDEVEEFEVGGAVDCYCPHCGESMEIFVDPAGGGFQEYVEDCSVCCRSSSVKVTVDKDGMSFAELAPLD; encoded by the coding sequence ATGAGTTCAGACGATCTCTTGTCCGCCCTGTTCGGCGGTGGCGCGCCGGCAGAAAAGAAAGACGATATCGACCCCGACGAGGTTGAGGAATTCGAGGTTGGCGGAGCCGTCGATTGTTACTGCCCGCACTGTGGAGAGTCCATGGAGATCTTTGTCGACCCGGCAGGGGGCGGATTCCAGGAGTACGTCGAGGACTGCTCGGTGTGCTGCCGTTCGTCGTCGGTGAAGGTCACCGTGGACAAAGACGGCATGTCTTTCGCGGAGTTGGCTCCGCTGGACTAA